ATACGTTATCATATCGTACAGAAATATTCGATATATCGTTAAATTCGATATGTACATTATTTTATTGTGCCATAAATGTCTGATAATAAAACGATCGGTATTTTTTCTCATTCTTAGTTTTAAGACAGTACCTCAAACAGTTTTTACCCTTTCCCGGAGTCGTATTTTATTTAGCAAAGCAAATTCGTTTACGCTACAAAATATATTAATCGGAAACACAAGTTACTGTATGAATCTTTACCGATACATTGACGTTAAAAGAAGATAAACAATCACTTGGTTGTCTTATAAACATGAATCGACATAGGAATCTTCTCTATCCCCGGAGTGAAGCTCGAGGAACAGCTGGTAACCCTAATTCATCTTCACCCTGTCAAACACAGAAAAATCACAAGGCATGCCATTTTGGTGATGAATTCTAAAAGCATGAATCCTTTAGACTAGCGAAATGAAAACCAACCATTCGGCGAGGGAGATGATTAACTCATTTGTGTATGAGGAAGATGATTAACTCAAAAATGATGTTTTCATCTCAACGATGGGGAAAATCATTGTTCTATGCAGGCTATGAGGAATGTGAAATTTACCTGTCGGCCGGCAGGAATAGGAGCATGCCCGCTCGGTGCTGCTGGCAAGTTGAGTTCTGCATCCAAATCGTTATCAGGTTGGAGATAAGCAGGAACTCCATCACCCTCGGTTTCAAACCCCATGTCTGCTTCCAGAGCATCGAGTTCTGCATGATGGAATCAATAGTTTAAATAGAAGCAGAGTGATTAAGTGATGGCATCAATGAAATAGAAAAGTTACACAGATTTCAATGATCATAATTTGCAAGCAGATGACGCATTGCTACCACCATAATTAAAGAATCATGAAGAACAAAATTCCCCAAATGGTAACTAGTGGTTCATGATTCTAGTCAATTGTATTAGTACAGAATTGAGTATTACCACCCATGAGTTCATCTTCATCAATGTCATCAGGTACATTATAGCTTCTACCCAGGGACTCTTGGATTTCATTACTAACGTCCATTAGGTCCATCATCTCATCTTGTAAGTTCTACAAACAATACAAATAACAGCGCAATATcagaaaatatatttaacatCACATCCTGAACGCagaagagaaaaaaaatatcaaGAGTGAGATACAAACATCGATGTCTTGAATTTTCACATTCTTCATCATTCCTTTAAGCTCTTTGTTTGCTGACTTTAAAGCTGACATCTGAAAGAATATGGCAGAAAGTCGTTATTGGTTAACTTGAGCCTTTGACAATCCCATCCATGGCACTAAACTTGTCAAGCAAGCATTGACATCGAATATTAAATGGGCAGCACAAAAGGCACATCAGCAAATATTAAACTTGGATAAGCTATATAAAGTCCACAAAGTGTGCGTCTCCGTTGTGGCAAATGGCTGGTTGGATCAGGCAGCAGAGTCCAATCATGTTAAAAATATAC
This genomic interval from Primulina eburnea isolate SZY01 chromosome 16, ASM2296580v1, whole genome shotgun sequence contains the following:
- the LOC140817149 gene encoding vacuolar protein sorting-associated protein 60.1-like, producing MKRVFGAKKDKEPPPSIQDTTDRIGKRGDSVDDKIKKLDSELARYKEQIKKTRPGPAQEAVKARAMRVLKQKKMYEGQRDMLYNQTFNLDQVAFAAEGIKDAQQTMSALKSANKELKGMMKNVKIQDIDNLQDEMMDLMDVSNEIQESLGRSYNVPDDIDEDELMGELDALEADMGFETEGDGVPAYLQPDNDLDAELNLPAAPSGHAPIPAGRQGEDELGLPAVPRASLRG